From Armatimonadota bacterium, one genomic window encodes:
- a CDS encoding translocation/assembly module TamB has product MHGRLGAGVVQADGELAFRALRPDRLQLSLTASGAQLQTPLYRGLVDARLQLSGPVLRPQLRGRVTLRDGEVILAETGGGVAPGRFDRIPLHWELDLVAGDNLLAVAGPVRLGVSGQLRLTGSPARPELEGTVTGRDGDFTALGRTFRLESASAQFQRFRGATPLLSARARTEVGDVTVFANIEGPPGDLQVRLASDPPLPPEQLGALLAGEVGLPSAVRGDVEGLLRQQLSRLVLGEFAARVRRALGLEELRIEYDFERPLRLRVGGLLLQNLYLALTTTFTDPLQFLWSLEYRFTPSLALTLTYDTRNFCLVFLRSRFLW; this is encoded by the coding sequence ATGCACGGGCGGTTGGGCGCGGGGGTGGTGCAGGCAGACGGGGAACTTGCCTTCCGCGCGCTCCGCCCCGACCGGCTTCAGCTCTCCCTCACCGCTTCTGGGGCGCAGCTCCAGACCCCGCTGTACCGGGGTCTGGTGGACGCGCGGCTGCAGCTGAGCGGCCCTGTACTGCGGCCTCAGCTCCGCGGCCGCGTGACCTTGCGGGACGGGGAGGTGATCCTTGCGGAGACGGGGGGCGGGGTTGCTCCTGGGCGCTTTGACCGCATTCCCCTGCACTGGGAGTTGGATCTCGTGGCCGGGGACAACCTTCTCGCGGTGGCGGGGCCGGTCCGGCTTGGGGTTTCGGGACAGCTGCGCCTCACGGGCAGCCCTGCTCGGCCGGAGCTGGAGGGCACGGTGACGGGAAGGGATGGGGATTTCACCGCCCTCGGTCGCACCTTCCGCCTGGAGTCCGCCTCCGCCCAGTTCCAGCGCTTCCGGGGGGCCACGCCCCTGCTCTCCGCCCGTGCCCGGACGGAGGTCGGGGATGTCACGGTGTTCGCGAACATCGAGGGCCCCCCGGGAGATCTGCAGGTCCGACTGGCGAGCGACCCCCCGCTTCCTCCCGAGCAGCTCGGAGCACTCCTGGCCGGGGAAGTCGGCCTTCCGTCCGCGGTCCGGGGGGATGTGGAGGGGCTTCTGCGGCAGCAGCTGAGCCGCCTGGTGCTGGGCGAGTTCGCGGCCCGGGTGCGCCGGGCCCTGGGGTTGGAGGAACTGCGCATCGAGTACGACTTCGAGCGTCCCCTGCGGCTCCGGGTGGGTGGGCTTCTCCTGCAGAACCTGTACCTGGCCCTCACCACCACCTTCACGGATCCCCTCCAGTTCCTCTGGTCCCTGGAGTACCGGTTCACCCCCAGCCTGGCCCTCACCCTTACGTACGACACCCGGAACTTCTGCCTTGTGTTCCTCCGGAGTCGGTTCCTGTGGTAG
- a CDS encoding FtsQ-type POTRA domain-containing protein: MPFPVRSAPLLAVFVATLALNPWSGAQVPAPAPSPGPTPEGPQRIVDIQVDGLQTIPPEVVFGRIGSRAGDLLDRDRIRQDVEQILGSGWFADVLVRIQPVPEGVVVVFLVVENPVVQRVEVTGNTVIPTEEIREALGVQEGRVLNTVDLRTGARNVEKLYQDRGYPLVRVADVEFREGVLRVEIREGRVERIEIRGLRRTRPVVIQRALRVRENELFHLPRIQQDLQEVFATGLFENVRANPQPGSDPDKVVLVIEVEERPSREVGGGLGYSPQAGFLGRIQYTERNLHGMGRSVALSYERNLTSLTGGEASLLSGIPTENLLIRYRDPWFGMSGQSLSLELHDTAQLFDDRTLGVKYLQLLEGGSVSLSRRLTGALSLSLGLRTERGDFVVLEGDGSEIQFSRGLVHAFRMEASYDTRDHPFAATRGQNAFASLDYGTRLLGGDFEFGKLLAEYVHYVPLWQGTLVGRFRAGVSAGDLPLQEQYWVGGPQSVRGLAIGALRGQSMTLASLEYRLPLRVFAPGLESVTLAVFVDAGGVAASGFGLVEQLQVSYGAGVLVQSPLGPIRIDYAIGPGGQTQTWLQFGNPF; this comes from the coding sequence GTGCCGTTCCCCGTACGTAGTGCCCCGCTCCTCGCGGTCTTCGTGGCGACGCTGGCCCTGAATCCGTGGTCGGGCGCGCAGGTCCCTGCACCTGCTCCAAGCCCGGGTCCCACACCCGAGGGGCCACAGCGCATCGTGGACATCCAGGTGGATGGACTCCAGACGATCCCGCCGGAGGTGGTGTTCGGCCGCATCGGTTCCCGGGCGGGGGATCTGCTGGACCGGGACCGAATCCGGCAGGACGTGGAGCAGATCCTCGGAAGTGGGTGGTTTGCGGACGTTCTGGTGCGGATCCAGCCGGTTCCGGAAGGAGTGGTGGTGGTGTTCCTCGTGGTGGAGAATCCTGTGGTGCAGCGGGTGGAGGTTACGGGGAACACCGTGATTCCCACGGAGGAGATCCGGGAGGCTCTGGGGGTACAGGAGGGGAGGGTCCTCAACACCGTGGATCTGCGAACGGGGGCCCGCAACGTGGAGAAGCTTTACCAGGACCGCGGCTACCCCCTGGTGCGGGTGGCGGACGTGGAGTTCCGGGAGGGGGTGCTGCGGGTGGAGATTCGGGAGGGGCGCGTGGAGCGTATCGAGATCCGGGGGCTCCGGCGCACCCGGCCCGTGGTGATCCAGCGGGCCCTCCGGGTACGGGAAAACGAGCTCTTTCACCTCCCGCGGATCCAGCAGGACCTGCAGGAGGTGTTTGCCACGGGGTTGTTTGAGAACGTCCGGGCCAACCCTCAACCGGGATCCGATCCGGACAAGGTGGTGCTGGTGATCGAGGTGGAGGAGCGGCCGAGCCGGGAAGTGGGGGGAGGGTTGGGCTACAGCCCACAGGCAGGCTTTCTGGGTCGGATCCAGTATACGGAGCGCAACCTTCACGGCATGGGGCGCTCCGTGGCCCTCAGCTACGAGCGCAACCTCACCTCCCTCACGGGAGGGGAGGCGAGCCTGCTGTCCGGGATCCCCACGGAGAATCTCCTCATCCGTTACCGCGATCCCTGGTTTGGAATGTCGGGACAATCCCTCTCCCTGGAGCTGCACGACACCGCGCAGCTCTTCGATGACCGCACCCTTGGGGTGAAGTACCTCCAGCTGCTGGAGGGTGGGAGCGTGTCCCTCAGCCGGCGGCTCACGGGTGCCCTGAGCCTCTCCCTGGGACTTCGGACCGAACGCGGGGACTTTGTCGTTCTGGAGGGGGATGGCTCGGAGATTCAGTTCTCCCGAGGTCTCGTGCACGCCTTCCGGATGGAGGCCAGCTATGATACCCGGGACCATCCCTTCGCCGCCACCCGGGGGCAGAACGCCTTCGCCTCTCTGGACTACGGCACACGGCTGTTGGGGGGAGACTTCGAGTTCGGGAAGCTCCTTGCGGAGTACGTACACTACGTCCCCCTGTGGCAGGGAACCCTTGTGGGCCGCTTCCGCGCCGGGGTTTCCGCGGGAGATCTGCCGCTCCAGGAGCAGTACTGGGTGGGCGGTCCCCAGAGCGTCCGCGGGTTGGCCATCGGTGCCCTGCGGGGGCAGAGCATGACCCTGGCGAGCCTGGAGTACCGGCTGCCCCTCCGGGTTTTCGCGCCCGGACTGGAGTCCGTGACCCTGGCGGTTTTCGTGGACGCGGGAGGCGTGGCCGCCTCTGGATTCGGACTGGTGGAACAGCTGCAGGTCTCGTACGGGGCAGGGGTGCTGGTGCAGTCGCCGTTGGGGCCCATCCGGATCGACTACGCCATCGGGCCGGGGGGGCAGACGCAGACGTGGCTCCAGTTCGGCAATCCCTTCTAG
- a CDS encoding OmpH family outer membrane protein produces the protein MLRKQAELLASLDRDIRTAVEKVARASGVSVVLSKTVVLYGGTDLTDAVIKELKAAK, from the coding sequence ATCCTGCGCAAGCAGGCGGAGCTGCTGGCGAGCCTGGACCGGGACATCCGGACGGCCGTGGAGAAGGTAGCGCGGGCGAGCGGGGTCTCCGTGGTGCTCAGCAAGACGGTGGTCCTGTACGGCGGGACGGACCTCACGGATGCGGTGATCAAGGAACTCAAAGCAGCGAAGTGA